One Oceanicoccus sagamiensis genomic region harbors:
- a CDS encoding thiol:disulfide interchange protein DsbA/DsbL — MASIFRYLTLFILLPTLLACEQKSESFIEVNGKTYFANSEFVVLDTPIKFSEGPSPNFIEIFWYGCPHCERFEPIFQDWQKTLPSGLLVGRSPAIWSEVMVVHAYAYHIAQELQLGHDFHMQLFTRILSLRVSKDVDFHKTRIASLFAEQGIDRQQFDTLYASELIARKVAFSGSLMKKASINSTPSFLINGKYLLTGSQFGSSQELLAVARHLLEKELQNQPSDWW; from the coding sequence ATGGCTTCTATATTTAGATATTTGACCCTGTTTATACTGCTGCCCACGTTGCTTGCCTGTGAGCAAAAAAGTGAAAGTTTTATCGAGGTCAATGGTAAAACCTATTTTGCTAACAGTGAATTTGTCGTATTGGATACACCGATTAAATTCTCTGAAGGCCCTTCACCCAATTTTATTGAGATATTTTGGTATGGCTGTCCTCATTGTGAGCGTTTTGAGCCCATATTTCAGGACTGGCAAAAAACACTGCCATCTGGCTTGTTGGTTGGGCGTTCTCCAGCGATCTGGAGTGAGGTCATGGTCGTGCATGCCTATGCCTACCATATTGCCCAGGAGTTGCAATTGGGTCACGATTTTCATATGCAGCTATTTACCCGTATTTTAAGTTTGCGGGTCAGTAAGGATGTGGACTTTCACAAAACGCGTATTGCCAGTCTGTTTGCGGAGCAGGGTATTGATAGGCAGCAATTTGATACCTTATATGCGTCGGAACTGATTGCCCGCAAAGTGGCGTTTAGTGGATCTTTGATGAAGAAGGCCAGTATCAACTCAACCCCCAGTTTTCTTATCAACGGCAAATACCTGCTTACTGGATCGCAATTTGGCTCATCACAGGAGTTGTTGGCTGTAGCCAGGCATTTATTAGAAAAAGAGTTGCAAAATCAACCGTCAGATTGGTGGTGA
- a CDS encoding ABC transporter permease, producing the protein MLLNSDNLSAINQRRWLTFKSNRRGYYSTWIFLLLFTLSLFAEFIANDKPILVSYDGSYYSPTFFSYPETTFGGDFETEAEYSDPYVVELINEKGWLLWPLIPYSYDTHIADLPTPAPSPPSQQNWLGTDDQARDVFARVIYGFRVSVLFALALTLGSSVMGVAAGAVQGYYGGTIDLLGQRFIEIWSGLPVLFLLIILSSIITPSIWWLLGIMLLFSWTQLVDVVRAEFLRGRNLEYVKAARAMGVSNQLIMYRHILPNAIVATLTYMPFILTGAITTLTSLDFLGFGLPPGSASLGELVAQGKGNLHASWLGISAFAILSIMLTLLVFVGEAVRDALDPRLVK; encoded by the coding sequence ATGTTGTTAAATAGCGATAATTTAAGCGCCATCAATCAACGGCGCTGGCTAACCTTTAAATCTAACCGGCGCGGCTACTACAGCACCTGGATATTTTTACTACTGTTTACCCTAAGCCTGTTTGCCGAGTTTATCGCCAACGATAAACCGATACTGGTGAGCTACGATGGCAGCTATTATTCACCCACGTTTTTCTCCTACCCTGAGACCACCTTTGGCGGCGACTTTGAAACCGAGGCGGAATATTCTGACCCTTATGTCGTTGAATTGATTAACGAGAAAGGCTGGCTACTATGGCCGCTGATCCCCTATAGCTATGACACCCATATAGCCGACCTGCCCACACCGGCCCCCTCTCCTCCCAGTCAACAAAACTGGCTGGGGACCGATGATCAGGCTCGGGATGTTTTTGCCCGGGTGATTTATGGCTTTAGGGTCTCCGTACTCTTTGCGCTGGCACTGACTCTGGGTAGCTCGGTGATGGGGGTAGCGGCGGGAGCTGTGCAAGGTTATTACGGTGGCACAATTGACCTACTGGGCCAGCGCTTTATCGAAATATGGAGTGGACTGCCGGTGTTATTTTTACTGATTATTCTGTCCAGTATTATTACCCCCAGTATCTGGTGGCTACTGGGTATTATGTTGTTATTTAGCTGGACCCAGTTGGTTGATGTGGTCAGAGCGGAATTTTTACGGGGCCGCAATCTTGAATATGTTAAAGCCGCCAGAGCTATGGGGGTTAGCAATCAGCTGATTATGTACCGCCATATTCTACCCAATGCGATTGTGGCAACACTGACCTATATGCCCTTTATTTTAACCGGTGCGATCACAACCTTAACCTCGCTGGACTTTCTCGGCTTTGGCCTGCCGCCGGGCTCCGCTTCCCTCGGCGAATTAGTAGCGCAGGGAAAAGGTAATCTTCACGCTAGCTGGCTGGGTATCAGTGCCTTTGCCATTCTTTCGATTATGTTAACGTTATTAGTGTTTGTGGGTGAAGCTGTGCGCGACGCCCTCGACCCAAGGCTGGTGAAATGA
- a CDS encoding ABC transporter ATP-binding protein, translated as MNPSTPLLDVQHLSTDFIQGDNTTHAVIDLSFTIAAGETLAIVGESGSGKSVTAHSILRLLPYPVAKHPGGQVFFQGKELLNIKPDKLRSIRGNNISMIFQEPLTALNPLHKVGDQIGEVISLHKQLRGEALKQRILELLQQVDIPAEKASAYPHELSGGQRQRIMIAMAIANEPDLLIADEPTTALDVTVQAQILKLLKTIQQRMGMAILLITHDLSVVKRVADRVLVMQHGKQVEQATTAELFSQPQQDYTKTLLDAEPSGEPVPLDVQAEQQPLLESKDLSVNFEIGKRWFFQQPTLFNAVNNAAVSLLAGETLGVVGESGSGKSTLAMALLRMVDSEGEINFQGQTISQYDQNAMRPLRKDIQVVFQDPFGSLSPRLCIADIISEGLTVHQQLSAAQREQKVIDILQEVDLDPAIRHRYPHEFSGGQRQRIAIARAVILEPKLIILDEPTSALDRSVQVQVLELLKKLQRKHQLSYIFISHDLQVVRSISHHTIVMKEGEIVESGSSEAIFNHPQQRYTQNLLAAALSPTLEMD; from the coding sequence ATGAACCCATCCACTCCACTACTGGACGTGCAGCATTTATCGACGGACTTTATCCAGGGCGACAATACCACCCATGCTGTGATTGATTTAAGCTTTACCATCGCCGCCGGGGAAACTCTGGCTATTGTCGGTGAAAGTGGCTCAGGCAAGTCAGTAACCGCCCATTCTATTTTGCGACTGCTTCCCTACCCGGTTGCCAAACACCCCGGTGGCCAGGTGTTTTTTCAAGGCAAGGAGCTGTTAAATATCAAGCCGGATAAATTGCGCAGTATCCGCGGCAATAATATCAGCATGATTTTTCAAGAACCCCTAACCGCGCTTAACCCGCTGCATAAAGTGGGTGACCAAATTGGCGAAGTCATCAGCCTGCACAAACAACTGCGCGGCGAGGCTTTAAAACAGCGTATTTTAGAATTGTTGCAACAGGTCGATATTCCGGCAGAAAAAGCCAGTGCCTACCCCCATGAACTATCCGGTGGCCAGCGCCAGAGAATTATGATTGCCATGGCTATTGCCAATGAGCCCGACCTGCTGATTGCAGATGAACCCACCACCGCGTTGGATGTGACGGTACAGGCGCAAATTTTAAAACTGTTAAAAACCATTCAGCAACGTATGGGCATGGCCATCCTGCTGATCACCCATGACCTGTCCGTTGTTAAACGAGTAGCCGATCGCGTTTTGGTTATGCAACACGGTAAACAGGTGGAACAAGCCACCACAGCAGAGCTATTTAGCCAGCCACAGCAAGACTATACCAAAACCTTATTGGATGCCGAACCCAGTGGCGAACCTGTACCACTGGATGTACAGGCTGAGCAACAACCGCTGCTGGAAAGCAAAGACCTTAGCGTTAACTTTGAAATAGGCAAACGCTGGTTTTTTCAACAACCGACATTATTTAACGCGGTAAACAATGCCGCAGTCAGTCTGTTAGCCGGTGAAACCCTGGGGGTTGTTGGTGAAAGCGGCTCCGGTAAAAGCACTCTGGCCATGGCGCTGTTGCGTATGGTTGATTCAGAGGGAGAGATTAATTTTCAAGGGCAGACCATTAGCCAATACGATCAAAATGCCATGCGGCCGCTGCGCAAAGATATTCAAGTGGTGTTTCAAGACCCCTTTGGCAGCCTTAGCCCACGTTTATGCATTGCCGATATTATTAGCGAAGGATTAACGGTTCACCAACAACTCAGCGCTGCACAACGCGAGCAAAAGGTGATCGATATTTTGCAGGAGGTTGATCTTGACCCAGCTATCAGACACCGCTATCCCCATGAATTTTCTGGCGGCCAACGCCAGCGTATTGCCATCGCCCGGGCCGTTATTCTTGAACCAAAGTTAATTATTCTGGATGAACCAACCTCGGCACTGGATCGCTCGGTACAAGTACAGGTATTGGAATTACTTAAAAAGCTACAGCGTAAACACCAACTAAGCTATATCTTTATTAGCCATGATTTACAGGTAGTACGCTCCATCAGTCACCATACCATTGTAATGAAAGAGGGTGAGATTGTGGAAAGCGGTAGCAGTGAAGCTATCTTTAACCACCCTCAACAACGCTATACTCAAAACTTATTGGCAGCGGCCCTCTCCCCAACACTGGAGATGGATTAA
- a CDS encoding methyltransferase, producing MDSSNSLFQSSFAELSLQRIPRAKQQSNPLRAWDAADELLLKHLAEQQLPSNGQKLLIINDSFGALSCSLADYRADYCISHWSDSLISQLACKENLDGNHLEDRIDWVDSISSPSGLFDLVLIKVPKSLALLEHQLITLQPHVTEKTLVIAGGMVKYLQKSYQQLFEQYLGNTTTSLAVKKARLIFAGTEKTTQVAQSPYPQQNHYQEIDLHISQHANVFSRDKLDIGTRFMLQQYQQLPSANSIVDLGCGNGILGIMAKRLQPEARVYFIDESYMAVASAQDNYFNALNLDSQQEQDRQQFMVSHCLEQTPLTAIDLILCNPPFHQSNTVGDQIAWQMFQQSFKALNKQGRLWVIGNRHLDYHNKLKRLFANCKTVASNKKFVILEAVKR from the coding sequence ATGGACTCCTCTAACAGCCTTTTTCAGTCAAGCTTTGCCGAACTGAGCTTGCAGCGTATACCACGTGCAAAACAGCAGAGCAATCCGCTTAGGGCCTGGGATGCCGCTGATGAATTACTGCTTAAACATCTGGCAGAGCAACAATTGCCCAGCAACGGGCAGAAGCTGTTAATTATCAACGATAGTTTTGGTGCATTAAGTTGCTCATTGGCCGACTATAGGGCCGACTACTGTATCAGCCACTGGAGTGACTCGTTAATCAGCCAACTGGCCTGCAAAGAAAATCTCGATGGCAACCATCTAGAAGACCGTATTGATTGGGTAGACAGTATCTCCAGCCCTAGCGGGCTATTCGATCTGGTATTAATCAAAGTACCCAAATCACTGGCACTGCTAGAGCATCAACTGATTACATTACAGCCCCATGTTACGGAAAAGACTCTGGTTATCGCCGGTGGTATGGTCAAATATCTGCAAAAGTCCTATCAGCAATTATTTGAACAATATCTGGGTAACACAACAACCTCACTGGCGGTTAAAAAAGCCCGACTTATCTTTGCTGGCACAGAAAAAACTACACAAGTTGCTCAATCACCTTACCCGCAACAAAACCACTATCAGGAAATTGACCTGCATATCAGCCAGCATGCCAATGTCTTTTCTCGGGACAAACTCGATATCGGCACTCGATTTATGCTGCAACAGTATCAACAGTTACCCTCTGCCAACAGCATTGTCGATTTGGGCTGTGGCAATGGCATACTCGGTATTATGGCCAAACGACTGCAACCAGAAGCCAGAGTCTATTTTATTGATGAGTCTTATATGGCAGTGGCATCTGCCCAGGATAATTATTTTAACGCACTAAATCTTGATAGCCAGCAAGAGCAGGATCGGCAGCAGTTTATGGTTAGCCACTGTCTGGAACAAACCCCTTTAACCGCTATTGATCTGATTCTCTGCAACCCGCCCTTTCACCAAAGCAATACCGTAGGCGATCAGATTGCCTGGCAAATGTTTCAACAGAGTTTTAAAGCGCTAAACAAGCAAGGAAGATTATGGGTGATTGGTAATCGCCATCTGGACTACCACAATAAACTTAAACGCCTCTTTGCTAACTGCAAGACGGTGGCAAGCAATAAAAAGTTCGTTATTTTAGAAGCGGTTAAACGCTAA
- the rlmD gene encoding 23S rRNA (uracil(1939)-C(5))-methyltransferase RlmD yields MAKFRSSSKPLRTFKPKRRQVPAGKYTLAIESLAEDGRGVARVNGKTVFVAGALAGEQVEVNYQQSHKRFDEAVVVKVLDASAERVTPVCQYYSQCGGCNLQHLAATAQRDYKRKTLQSKFSGLQGDTRFDDSLLGQALHYRHRVRFAIKADRKHFLLGFRQANSHQVVDIAECHVVKPSINALLPRIKPVLAGLKQRSSLLELSITEAANQQLAVVVLAKQALCAEDQAVLAEFADQQDLLFELYQSGDKAKQLLFRQGSAMLFYTLQSQLNMQFAATDFTQVNPQINQQLIDAAIDWLALNQQDSVADYFCGIGNFTLPIARRVKAVTGYELVADMVAKARGNAALNQLANADFQVADLMASGGKRSQAYNKVLLDPPRAGAEALCQQLLHSSAEKILYISCNPKTLYRDADILVAGGYQLARIALADMFPQTSHCEVLALFSLADPDH; encoded by the coding sequence TTGGCTAAATTCAGATCCAGTAGTAAACCCTTAAGAACCTTTAAGCCAAAGAGGCGGCAAGTGCCTGCGGGAAAATATACACTGGCTATCGAGTCGCTGGCTGAAGATGGCCGTGGTGTGGCGCGGGTAAACGGTAAGACCGTCTTTGTGGCTGGCGCATTGGCGGGGGAACAGGTCGAAGTCAATTACCAGCAAAGCCATAAGCGCTTTGATGAAGCCGTTGTGGTCAAGGTGTTAGACGCTTCTGCTGAGCGGGTAACACCGGTATGTCAGTATTATTCACAGTGCGGAGGCTGTAATCTGCAACACCTCGCCGCTACTGCGCAACGTGACTATAAGCGCAAAACACTGCAAAGCAAATTTAGTGGCTTACAGGGCGACACCCGGTTTGATGACTCCTTATTAGGGCAGGCCCTGCATTATAGGCACCGTGTGCGTTTTGCGATTAAGGCGGACCGCAAACATTTTTTATTGGGGTTTCGGCAGGCAAACAGTCATCAAGTGGTGGATATTGCCGAGTGTCATGTGGTTAAACCGTCAATTAATGCTTTATTACCCCGGATAAAACCGGTGTTGGCTGGCTTAAAGCAACGTTCTAGCCTGCTGGAATTATCTATCACCGAAGCTGCCAATCAGCAGTTGGCAGTTGTGGTGTTAGCCAAGCAGGCATTGTGCGCTGAAGATCAGGCAGTACTGGCAGAGTTTGCTGATCAACAGGACTTGCTGTTTGAGCTTTATCAATCCGGTGACAAAGCAAAACAATTACTGTTCAGGCAAGGTAGTGCAATGCTATTTTATACTTTGCAGAGTCAGCTAAACATGCAGTTTGCCGCGACGGATTTTACTCAGGTCAATCCGCAGATAAACCAGCAGCTGATTGATGCGGCCATCGATTGGCTGGCCTTAAATCAGCAAGATAGCGTTGCAGATTACTTCTGTGGTATTGGTAATTTTACATTGCCCATTGCCAGGCGGGTTAAAGCGGTGACTGGTTATGAGTTAGTGGCTGATATGGTGGCTAAGGCCAGAGGCAATGCCGCCCTTAATCAGTTGGCCAATGCCGATTTTCAAGTGGCTGATTTGATGGCCAGTGGTGGAAAACGGTCGCAGGCCTATAATAAAGTATTGCTGGATCCCCCAAGGGCAGGCGCTGAGGCTTTGTGTCAGCAGTTACTGCATTCATCGGCGGAGAAAATATTGTATATTTCGTGCAACCCAAAAACCTTATATCGCGATGCTGATATTTTAGTGGCGGGGGGCTACCAGCTAGCGCGAATCGCTTTGGCTGATATGTTCCCACAAACTTCGCACTGTGAGGTGCTGGCATTGTTTAGCTTGGCGGATCCTGATCATTAA
- a CDS encoding UvrD-helicase domain-containing protein has protein sequence MILPVDNEQRLAALNPLHSVCVTAPAGSGKTELLSQRVLKLLASADQPEDILAITFTRKAAAEMHHRIIDALRFAASSPEPEQAHKKLTWQLARDALDRDQQCQWHLLENTGRLKVQTIDSLCASLTRQMPILSNFGAQPQVSDSSQRLYQMAVHNFLQQLEQNTYFADDLMLLMAHVDNDMAKAERLLIGLLQRRDQWLIHIGISSDPETAKEKLELSLQQLISDVLEQLYSELLAIAPELLPLLDYAGCNMQWQQSDSPICALAGIIELPANDPVALSQWRAIADMLLTQSNSWRKTVDKRAGFPTETQDGDKALAKSLKANYVELLKGFHDNDALLALLLELRHLPDAEFDQQQWQLLAALTRLLPTLVAQLTLVFQQQGEVDYSEISMAALQALGDGLSPTELAMKLDHQLCHILVDEFQDTASPQFRLLDRLLEGWSEYNSVNPEKPNTLFIVGDGMQSIYGFREANVGLFLEARAQGLNGVPLQDLPLTVNFRSDPAIVSWINSTFSQAFPLLENLSRGAVPFEHAEAFNASDSGSEITVEGFMGEDARLQEAERVVQLVQHSQAENPRASIAILVRNRSHLRDIIPALSRAGLSWNATDIDPLASYSPILDLLSLTKALFNTADRISWSALLRTPWLGLNNTDLHALLALSRRYSIWSSMQDPELLAPLSAHGRQRLNAVIPILSAAYQQRYRLSARSWVEGVWMALGGAAVVTSRSEFDFIDDYFELLENYQQGELLPSIDEFEQAVQRLYAAPQTTDSQLHVMTIHKAKGLEFDRVILPAMARQPRSDDKSLLMWREYLSADGHSSGLIMSPLGATGNEEDSIYRYLRFEQKQSTRLENTRLFYVAATRAIKQLHILLTAEKDSKTDLPKPPSQNSLLHSAWPVLEQQVQWTEAVADLKAEQFGLDFDQSSLSLQRLRANWVAPAWNFPNPLQDYYLNDEPMSEQGCDDLNIPQAVTDPLPQIVGTVSHWLFEVMVKQGVDCWLEKTQQQQQQWLQALLHYHNLPELLWPQAIEQITRSVDNTLTDAKGRWLFAPEHSQSLAELSLLSTVDGSVRSNSIDRCFIDAANVLWIVDYKTSSPQDNESKRDFVAREIEHYQHQLAHYKKLLSARLEQQLVIKTALYFTYYPYWCELDL, from the coding sequence ATGATATTGCCGGTTGATAATGAGCAGCGCCTGGCAGCGCTAAACCCTCTGCATTCAGTCTGTGTAACCGCGCCAGCGGGTTCCGGTAAAACCGAATTACTCAGCCAGCGCGTATTAAAATTACTTGCCAGCGCCGACCAGCCCGAAGACATATTGGCGATAACCTTTACCCGTAAAGCGGCGGCAGAAATGCACCATCGTATTATTGATGCATTGCGATTTGCCGCCAGTTCGCCGGAGCCCGAGCAGGCCCATAAAAAACTGACCTGGCAATTGGCCCGAGATGCGCTGGACCGCGACCAACAGTGCCAATGGCATTTACTGGAAAATACCGGCCGTTTAAAAGTGCAGACCATTGATAGCCTCTGTGCCAGCCTGACACGGCAAATGCCGATACTCTCTAATTTCGGCGCCCAGCCACAGGTTAGTGATAGCTCCCAGCGCCTCTATCAAATGGCAGTCCATAATTTCCTACAGCAACTGGAGCAGAATACCTATTTTGCTGATGACCTGATGTTGCTAATGGCCCATGTCGATAACGATATGGCTAAGGCAGAGCGCTTATTGATTGGCTTATTGCAGCGGCGTGACCAGTGGTTAATCCATATCGGTATTTCCAGTGACCCAGAGACGGCCAAGGAGAAGCTGGAGCTCAGTTTGCAGCAGTTGATTAGCGATGTGTTAGAGCAGCTTTACAGTGAACTACTAGCTATAGCGCCTGAACTACTGCCGCTATTAGATTATGCCGGCTGTAATATGCAGTGGCAGCAGAGTGATTCGCCGATCTGCGCCTTGGCGGGCATTATCGAATTACCTGCCAATGACCCCGTCGCGCTAAGCCAGTGGCGCGCCATTGCCGATATGTTATTGACCCAATCCAATAGCTGGCGCAAAACGGTGGATAAGCGCGCCGGTTTTCCCACGGAAACTCAGGACGGCGATAAAGCGCTGGCTAAAAGCTTAAAGGCTAACTACGTTGAGCTGCTAAAAGGTTTTCATGACAATGACGCTTTATTAGCCCTGTTGCTAGAGTTGCGTCACTTGCCCGATGCGGAGTTTGATCAACAGCAGTGGCAGCTTTTAGCGGCGCTAACTCGCTTACTGCCAACCCTGGTGGCACAACTTACGCTGGTGTTTCAGCAGCAGGGTGAGGTGGATTATAGTGAAATTTCCATGGCCGCTTTGCAGGCGCTGGGGGACGGCCTAAGTCCTACCGAGTTGGCGATGAAACTGGATCACCAGCTCTGCCATATTTTGGTGGATGAATTTCAGGATACGGCGAGCCCACAGTTTCGTTTATTGGATCGTTTGTTAGAGGGGTGGTCAGAATACAACAGTGTTAACCCAGAAAAACCTAACACCTTATTTATTGTTGGCGATGGCATGCAGTCCATTTATGGTTTTCGGGAAGCCAATGTCGGCTTATTTCTGGAAGCCAGAGCGCAAGGGCTTAATGGTGTTCCGTTGCAAGACTTACCGCTAACCGTCAACTTTCGCTCGGACCCGGCTATTGTCAGCTGGATTAATAGTACCTTTAGCCAGGCGTTTCCATTGCTGGAAAATTTATCCCGGGGTGCTGTGCCGTTTGAGCATGCCGAAGCGTTTAACGCCAGTGATAGCGGTAGCGAGATCACCGTTGAAGGCTTTATGGGTGAAGATGCCCGCCTGCAGGAGGCGGAACGAGTGGTGCAGTTAGTTCAGCACAGCCAGGCTGAAAACCCCCGGGCCAGTATTGCCATTTTGGTGCGTAATCGCAGTCATCTGCGGGATATTATCCCGGCTTTAAGTCGTGCAGGCTTATCCTGGAATGCAACGGATATTGACCCTCTGGCCAGTTATAGCCCTATCCTCGATCTATTAAGCCTGACCAAGGCTCTGTTTAATACGGCAGACCGTATTAGCTGGTCGGCCTTATTAAGAACTCCCTGGTTGGGGTTAAATAATACAGACCTACATGCCTTGTTAGCGCTTTCCAGGCGTTATTCCATCTGGTCATCGATGCAAGACCCTGAGCTACTTGCCCCATTAAGCGCCCATGGCCGCCAGCGATTAAATGCCGTTATTCCCATCTTGAGCGCTGCTTACCAGCAACGTTATCGCCTGTCTGCCCGCAGCTGGGTTGAAGGTGTATGGATGGCATTGGGGGGCGCTGCTGTGGTGACCAGTCGCAGTGAGTTTGATTTTATTGATGACTATTTTGAGCTGCTGGAGAATTACCAACAAGGCGAGCTATTACCGTCGATCGATGAATTTGAACAGGCCGTGCAGCGTTTATATGCCGCACCGCAAACCACCGATAGCCAGCTGCATGTTATGACTATTCATAAGGCCAAGGGGCTGGAGTTTGATCGGGTTATCCTGCCGGCTATGGCCAGACAGCCACGCAGTGATGATAAAAGCCTATTAATGTGGCGCGAATATTTATCGGCGGATGGTCATAGCTCAGGTTTGATTATGAGCCCGCTGGGTGCCACCGGCAACGAAGAAGATTCCATTTATCGTTATCTGCGTTTTGAACAAAAGCAGAGTACCCGTTTAGAAAATACGCGCCTGTTTTATGTGGCCGCTACCCGCGCGATAAAACAGTTACATATTTTGCTAACTGCTGAAAAAGATAGCAAAACCGATCTACCTAAGCCGCCGTCACAAAACAGTTTGCTACACAGTGCCTGGCCGGTGCTGGAACAGCAGGTACAGTGGACAGAGGCCGTGGCAGACTTAAAAGCCGAACAGTTTGGTTTGGATTTTGACCAGTCTTCCTTATCGCTGCAACGCCTGAGGGCTAACTGGGTCGCTCCAGCATGGAACTTCCCCAACCCCTTGCAAGACTATTATCTGAACGATGAGCCGATGTCAGAGCAGGGCTGTGACGATTTAAATATTCCACAGGCAGTCACTGATCCTTTACCGCAGATTGTTGGCACAGTTAGCCACTGGCTGTTTGAAGTGATGGTGAAACAGGGCGTGGATTGCTGGCTGGAAAAAACTCAACAACAGCAGCAACAGTGGTTGCAGGCCTTATTGCATTATCACAATTTACCCGAACTGTTATGGCCGCAGGCGATTGAGCAGATAACACGGTCGGTGGATAATACGCTGACTGACGCAAAGGGACGCTGGCTTTTTGCTCCTGAGCATAGCCAGTCATTGGCCGAATTGTCATTGCTTTCCACCGTTGATGGCAGTGTCAGAAGTAATAGTATTGACCGCTGCTTTATTGATGCAGCGAATGTGTTATGGATTGTTGATTATAAAACATCAAGCCCGCAGGATAATGAGTCGAAGCGGGATTTTGTCGCCCGTGAAATAGAGCATTACCAGCATCAATTGGCCCACTATAAAAAACTGCTGTCGGCGAGGTTGGAGCAACAGCTTGTTATAAAGACAGCCCTGTATTTTACTTATTATCCCTATTGGTGCGAGTTAGACCTATGA